atttttttcttattctgtctatttattattcgatcTGTTGATTCCGTACAATAataactatttcttttttcgtgTTTCTCTTCTTGGGAGCAAATAAgttcatgtgtttttttttttttttttggttgatatCTGAAATTTGCGCAGCTCCCTTTGCTTGTGGCTTCTCATGCCGAACAACCCTGGAGTGGAGAACAAGGTTTTTAATAAAGAATAAGGTAAGTCCTCACGAAAATAACATGACTGCATGATAAGATTAGTCTGAATCATTTAAGCTTCGTAGAAAATCGAGCTGCATGAAAcataaaaatggaaataaagTGAGAAGAATTTCTTTCTCTCAAGAGTTTCATCCGAGACAGAACTATTTCATCGTTCTAGAGATTACAAAATTACCACCATGCGACTGCCGGTGTCGTCGAATGGACCCGATGAAAATTTCATTCATCGTGCTTGACATAGAGATCACCTACCTGTTCATCTCGCCGCCGCGCCATCTCTTGATCGCCTCTAACAGTATCGCGTTCCATGTGTCTATGGGCCCTGGCAAGCACCAATGCACGCAATCATTCTGCACGCGATCCTTCACCCCGTCGGCAAACGGGAACGGGAAAATGTATGGGCCCGGATGGCCGTCCGGCCGCATCAACGACAATTTGGTTATGTCCAAGGCCTCGAGCCTAATCCCTGAGAAATCCCTCGCATCTGCTTTCGCAGCCTCCACTTCATCCGCCAAACTTTTTCTCATCTCCGCATCCATTCCTTCCAGCAGCTTTTCACCTTCCTGATAAGGCTTCGTCTTCGGACAAGAACCGAACTTGTCCCAGTCGCCCTCAAAATGCGCTGGCGGAAACATCGTCACGAGCACATCCATCGCTCTACCACTGGCCCTGGTCCTAGCAATCAGGGCCTTAAGCGAAGTCCTCAAGGCTTTCCTCAACACGCCGTAGAAACCGATTTCGGTATGGTTCAAGCCGGTGCAGTAGTGGCAACCCAGGGCAGAACCACCCTCGAAATACACAGCAGGATGAACAAACCAATGCCCGAATGACAGAACCACCATGTCCAGTGAACCCAAATCGCCTGCCCACCTCTCATTCACAGAGTCCAAATACAGCTTGTTGTAATCGGGGAAATTTTCCTCACCCTTAACTAGAAAAGGTGACCAGTAGGCCGAAATGGTCATGTTGTGACCGGGGAAATTCCACTTCCTAAATTTGTTGTCCTCTCCATCTCTATAAACAAGGATGGGGTCAGAAACAGTGGACAGCATGCAGACGAGAGACTCTAGCTGGTTCCTGGCCAGGGAGTCACCAACGAAGGCGACATTTTTGTTCCTGACAAGTTGGAGAAACTTGATCGGTTGAAACCTGGGTAGGTGGCATTGATGGGGCTTCCACCTCCAATAGAGGTAGTCCAAATCAGGCCTGCCGTGCGCGATGCAATTCTGGGCATCCCTTATCAAGACACAAGTCGTCCCATTGTACAGAGGCTCCGACTTGTCGGGGACCCACTTGCCACTGGCGTAGTCacagggaggaggaggaggaggaggaggggcttCAGTGACTGCATCACCTCCTGCTTTTTCAGCTGAAGCGAAGAAAAGAACACCAgcaggaacaagaagaaaaaaatggtgTTAGAGTTGTCACAGAGAATTCCAGATTCCATCAAGCAAACCAGAACCCAGCATTGCAAATGCGGTCGTCTCATCACTTGGCGAGAATGTTACCTTGacggggagaggagagagaagacaCGACGAGGATGTGGTCGGAGCGAGGGAGAGGGTAGAAGTACAAGCGGAAGAGAGCTAAGGGGAGGATGGCGTAGATGGTGTAGGGCAAGAACCtccagaaggagaagaaggttgtcgtcgtcgtcgtcgtcgagtGTTGCTTATTCTGATCTTTGAATGGGCGCGAAGCctccatcctctctctctctctctctcagtgggCTTACGGCTCAGCTTTTGGTGATTGGTGCCTGAAAGGCATTTAACGCAGAGAAAGCAAGCTgtgggaagaagagagaaatacAAGTATTCTTTCGTTCGTTTGTTCATTTCATTTCCctcgatacaagcaatcattttttaacaaatattttttataaaaaaaaaagcaccttAAGTGGCCAAAATAATTGTTCTGGATACCGTAAATTACACGTTTAACATTCTTCCACTAGGGTGATATGCACGTGGGCGTAGCTGTTTGCATGTAATAATAACAACTAATAAGGTAAAATTTATGGAAACTCTGCGTTATTGCAAGAAGCGACAAATTGTCCGAACTCAAAAAAGTACATCCGAGACACGGCAAGAAAAAAACGTTTTCATATTTCCACTCTACCGAGAGAACatagcaaggaaaaaaaaaagccgaactgttctaaaagctcgAAAAAGTACATCcgacaagaatttttttttttcatatttccacTCTACCTGGAGAACATAGcaagcaaattaaaaaaaaaaaaaccgacctgttctaaaaatttaagcacGTGAGATTTTGAAAGACATTGacaattattctaaaagcttaagttgttagatgaataTGTGATTTGTTATTTAAATATCCTAAGAATCTTTACATTCTATGACACATTAATTTTTGTCAAGAACCAAGACCCGTTAAGAAATGGTTAATCccatgaaaaatatcaaattaatacacatgtgataaatttatcataaataatttttttatcacaaaagtcccaaattgataaacatctaacaaatttaccataaattattttttttaccactaaaaactccaaaccagTACccatgcgataaatttatcctgaATTAATTTTAtgttcataaaaaatctcaaattggtatacttgtgactaATTTACCATGTGttagtttatgttaaatttACCGTCAAACTGTTGAGTTATATAACACATGACATTTgacggatgtaccggtttgtAGTTCTTACCCTCTATtcgtcacatgtgtattagtttgaagtttttcgtgatatttaatgaaaactaataagggtaaatttgtcacatgtataatTGAGGTTTTTGAGggccaaaaaattaattctaggTAAATCTATCATATGTGTACAGTTTGGAGAAATTTGTCtcaagtataccaatttaaggttttttgtggtaaaaaaataatttagggtaaatttattataaatatattagtgtgagattttttttttttggtggtattaacccttaaaaaaaTGGAGGCACTTCACTTGAGATATCGTCGATATAGTACATATGTATCccaatattttcattaaaagcGTGAATTTCATAACTAATTATAAGGTACAAGATTGAATCGAGAGTGAGTGATCATGTCATATATTGGAGACCACGCACATTGATAGCTCATAATATCTAGCTTAGAATAATCTACATGATCTTTTTAGATCCCGAGGATTGGATCCTACAACACTTTGGTCCCTTAAACCCGAATTAATCGAGTTATAGCTTGTCCAGGCATAACTAAATTATTCATCAAGTACGCAACACTGAAGTGGCTTTGAGATTGATAAGATTGCTTATCTCAAGTTGTTTCACGTTCTGATAGCTAAGGCACGAGACGTAATGAAGGCTTAAAATATAGCATTAGTCAAATTGCTCGGCAAAACTCAAGATGGGATCTACACTAAACAAAGCGAGACACACTGGTTAATCATGGAGTGCAGGCAGACATCGATAAGTTCGATATTCGTTAATCAAATCCACCAGAGCATGTGCTC
The genomic region above belongs to Rhodamnia argentea isolate NSW1041297 chromosome 6, ASM2092103v1, whole genome shotgun sequence and contains:
- the LOC115755711 gene encoding xyloglucan O-acetyltransferase 1 isoform X2 — encoded protein: MGGSSPFKDQNKQHSTTTTTMTTFFSFWRFLPYTIYAILPMALFRVYFYPLPVPQSPTDRLPRSDHILVAPSLSSPRQAEKAGGDAVTEAPPPPPPPPCDYASGKWVPDKSEPLYNGTTCVLIRDAQNCIAHGRPDLDYLYWRWKPHQCHLPRFQPIKFLQLVRNKNVAFVGDSLARNQLESLVCMLSTVSDPILVYRDGEDNKFRKWNFPGHNMTISAYWSPFLVKGEENFPDYNKLYLDSVNERWAGDLGSLDMVVLSFGHWFVHPAVYFEGGSALGCHYCTGLNHTEIGFYGVLRKALRTSLKALIARTRASGRAMDVLVTMFPPAHFEGDWDKFGSCPKTKPYQEGEKLLEGMDAEMRKSLADEVEAAKADARDFSGIRLEALDITKLSLMRPDGHPGPYIFPFPFADGVKDRVQNDCVHWCLPGPIDTWNAILLEAIKRWRGGEMNR
- the LOC115755711 gene encoding xyloglucan O-acetyltransferase 1 isoform X3, which gives rise to MEASRPFKDQNKQHSTTTTTTTFFSFWRFLPYTIYAILPLALFRLYFYPLPRSDHILVVSSLSSPRQAEKAGGDAVTEAPPPPPPPPCDYASGKWVPDKSEPLYNGTTCVLIRDAQNCIAHGRPDLDYLYWRWKPHQCHLPRFQPIKFLQLVRNKNVAFVGDSLARNQLESLVCMLSTVSDPILVYRDGEDNKFRKWNFPGHNMTISAYWSPFLVKGEENFPDYNKLYLDSVNERWAGDLGSLDMVVLSFGHWFVHPAVYFEGGSALGCHYCTGLNHTEIGFYGVLRKALRTSLKALIARTRASGRAMDVLVTMFPPAHFEGDWDKFGSCPKTKPYQEGEKLLEGMDAEMRKSLADEVEAAKADARDFSGIRLEALDITKLSLMRPDGHPGPYIFPFPFADGVKDRVQNDCVHWCLPGPIDTWNAILLEAIKRWRGGEMNR